TGGTCCCTTCCAAGGCTAAGAGCCCGGAAGGCTTTTTCGAGTCCTTCCTCCGACGAGTTTTAAGGACCCATTCTCGGAAGGACTCAAAAAGCTGGTGAAGTATCGATGTAACCTACAAGGGGAGGTGGCCCGGTTCGCCCGGGACGGAGGGGTCCACACTTAAGCCTAGCCACAGAATCACTAGGCTGAACCGAGCTCACGGATAACCTTTACACAAGTCTGACCCGATGGAATCCGTCCACTTCAACAAGCCCTTACCCGGCAAGTGACGATGAGCCTTTTTTGTGTCATCGCGGTGCAGGGGACAGCTCCCGATCCGAGTGAACTGCCAGCTTTGGTTGAGCTGAGTCAGGGCGTACCGCTACCTAGTAGCCCTTTTGGGAGTCGCCTCCGAGCGGTGCGGGTGGCGCGGATCGCGGGTCGTTTAAGTCCGCCGCATAATTCTTATGCATTTGCCATCCGGCCCTGAAGGGGGCGCCGTGGGCCTTGATCCATTCGGTGATGTGGCTGAGTAGTTCCGCATTTCCGTGCTGTGACCACTCCGGGTGGAGCCAGACCGAACGTTGGTCGCTTGTGCCGGTGGATGCATCTCGGATGACTTCCCGGTATTCTTCCAAGGCGTCGGTCCGGTCGATAATGAGCTTGAACTCCGAGGCTTTCTGCAGGTTTTCGGCAAGGGGCAGTTTCCAGCGCTTCGGGCTGAGTGTAATCCAGTCGAAGTCGCCGCGGATGGGAAAGGCACCGCTGGTTTCGAGGTGCACGGGGAGCTTCCGGGCGTGCAGTGCGTCGCAAAGGGGGGCCAGATCGTGGATGGCGGGTTCGCCACCCGTCACAACGACGAATTCAGCCTTTGTGTGTGCTGCTTCGTCGGCGAGGGCCTCCACTTCGAGGCGTGCAATTTGTTCGGGTATGTAGTCCGGGTGCCAGGTGCCGGCAGAGTCGCACCAGGGGCAATGGACCGGACAGCCAAAGCAGCGGATGAAAAAAGCGGCACGGCCCGCGTGGCTGCCTTCACCCTGAAAGGTGTAGAAGCGCTCGTGGATGGGGAGCTTCATGGTCGGTGCTTACTTCTAGCCTACAGTATAGCAGGCGGAATTCTTTGAGTCTTCCTCGATCTCGACGGCGCAGATCCAGACGCGGTCGTCGGTTTGTTCCCGCACCATGGGATCAAAGACCGAGTGAAGGTGCTGGGCGAGTCCCTCGCTGGAGCAGCTTGGCAGGAAGTAGGGCTTAAATAGATGGCCGGCTAGTTCGAGGAGACGGTCCTTTTCCGGGTCGTCCTCGTTGAAGAGGCAGGCATGGTCGAGATTGGAGTCGATCCATTTCTTGAGGTACTTCAGTTTGCCGAAGTCGACGACGAATCCGTTCAAGTCGGTCTCCTTGCAGGCAAAAGTCAGTGTGATGCCCCAGTTGTGGCCGTGGATCAGCGCGCAATGGCCGTCGTGGTGATGCTGGCGATGGGCAAAGGGAATATCCCGATATGATTTCTTGCAGGTAAGCATGGTGATCTGGGATTGTGATTAGAGGTGCCAGCCTTGTGCGCGCAGGGTGGCTACGGATGGGGCATCGGCGGCATAGTCCGTCGGATCTTCGATGCCCGCCAAGTCGAAGGCTTCCCGGCGCTCAATGCAGGTGCCGCATCGGCCGCAATGTTGGGATTGGCCCTTGTAGCAGGACCAGGTTAGTTCGAAGGGGACTTTGAGCTCGGCGCCGCGGCGGACGATATCCGCCTTGGTCCAGTTGACAAAGGGGCGGCTCAGCTCGATCGGGCTCCAGTCGCACAGGCGCATCGCTTCGGCCATGGCATCTGCGAATTCGTTGCGGCAGTCTGGGTAGATGGCGTGGTCACCGCTGTGGGCGGCGTAGGCGACTTGTTCCGCACCGATGGAAATCGCATGTCCGGCAGCCAGTGCGAGCAGGATCATGTTCCGGTTCGGTACCACGGTGGTCTTCATGTTGGCCTCGGTGTAGTGGCCTTCCGCGACATCGATTTCCGGAGAGGTGAGACTGCTGCCGGCCAGCAATCCCTGGATCGCGGACAGGTCGGCGACTTTTTGCGGCACTCCGAGACGCTCGCAGATGGCTTGTGCTCTTTCCAGTTCGCAACGATGGCGTTGACCGTAGTCGACCGAGAGGGCATGGACCTCTGCGCCCGATGCGTGCAAGTGATAGAGTAGGACGGTGGAGTCGAGTCCACCTGAATAGATGACGAGTGATTTCATGATTCAGTGTTTGCCGAATGATGCGGGCTCCCTGGGAATCCTCTAGCAGGGAAGGCGGCGAAAACGTGGGCTTTCTCCTGAAATGGGCAAGCGGAAATTGCAGAAAGGCGCGAACGATAACGGATTGGCCTGTGGGGGGATCTCGTATCGCTCCATACTGACTCTTGACAAGCGAAGGGCACCGCCTACTTTCTTCCCTTCACAAATTCACCCAGCACAATGATAAAGCGGGCCTGCCTCGCTTTTTTTATTTTCAGTTCAGAATGAGCCACGAAATACTTTCAGTTTTAGAGTACATGGAAAAGGAGAAGGGGATCAATCGCCAAGATATGATCGCCGCGATTGCTTCTGCCATCG
The nucleotide sequence above comes from Coraliomargarita parva. Encoded proteins:
- a CDS encoding 7-carboxy-7-deazaguanine synthase QueE codes for the protein MKLPIHERFYTFQGEGSHAGRAAFFIRCFGCPVHCPWCDSAGTWHPDYIPEQIARLEVEALADEAAHTKAEFVVVTGGEPAIHDLAPLCDALHARKLPVHLETSGAFPIRGDFDWITLSPKRWKLPLAENLQKASEFKLIIDRTDALEEYREVIRDASTGTSDQRSVWLHPEWSQHGNAELLSHITEWIKAHGAPFRAGWQMHKNYAADLNDPRSAPPAPLGGDSQKGY
- a CDS encoding 6-pyruvoyl trahydropterin synthase family protein; its protein translation is MLTCKKSYRDIPFAHRQHHHDGHCALIHGHNWGITLTFACKETDLNGFVVDFGKLKYLKKWIDSNLDHACLFNEDDPEKDRLLELAGHLFKPYFLPSCSSEGLAQHLHSVFDPMVREQTDDRVWICAVEIEEDSKNSACYTVG
- the queC gene encoding 7-cyano-7-deazaguanine synthase QueC — protein: MKSLVIYSGGLDSTVLLYHLHASGAEVHALSVDYGQRHRCELERAQAICERLGVPQKVADLSAIQGLLAGSSLTSPEIDVAEGHYTEANMKTTVVPNRNMILLALAAGHAISIGAEQVAYAAHSGDHAIYPDCRNEFADAMAEAMRLCDWSPIELSRPFVNWTKADIVRRGAELKVPFELTWSCYKGQSQHCGRCGTCIERREAFDLAGIEDPTDYAADAPSVATLRAQGWHL